Genomic window (Leptotrichia sp. oral taxon 212):
AGGAAGAGATAATATGATTAAAAGACAAAATGGTCATGGAGGAATAGAACGAACTAAAAATGGAAATTATCGTATCAGAGTTTACGATATAGTTGATGGAAAGAGAAAAAGAATAACTTTAAAAAACAATATAAAATCAAAGAAAGAGGCTGAAAGAATGCTTGAAGAATATTATACTAATCCATGGGATTTGGATATTGAAACTATGACTTTGGATGAACTGTTTGAACAATTTTATAAAGAAAAAACAGAACCAGTGATTCAGGTAGCAGAAGATACTCTAAATGGTTACAAATATGACTTTAAGAGATGCAGACCATTACATAAAGAAAAATTTAAGAATCTTAAAGTACCGCAACTACAAAATTTTATCAACAATCTGAATGCTTCTGATGGAACCAAAAATAAAACAAAATTCTTTCTAGTACAACTGTATGAATTTGCAATGAGAATGGAATATGTCAGATTTAATAGAGCAAGAAGTATAAAAATATATAAAAGAAATGATGAAAGAATAGGAAATATATTTACTGATGAAGAAATAGAGAAATTATGGAAGTATGTAGAAGTCAACAATTGGATAGATGTTATACTTATAATGATTTATACAGGTTATAGAATAGGAGAAATAGTAAGCATAAAAAAAGAAAATGTAGATTTAGAAAACGGTCTAATAAAAGGAGGAAACAAAACAAAGAAAGGAAAGAATAGAATAGTTCCTATTAGAGAAGAAATATATGAACTGGTTCAAAAAAGGTATATGACCAGTAAAACAAACTATCTAGTAGACAATAAAGAATGGAAAATTTTAAATGAAAATCGAATAGGAATGCCTATAAGAAAAAATTACCTCAGAGAACAGTTTTATAAAGTTATGGATAAATTAAATATGAAACATAGACCACATGATACAAGAAAAACATTAGCAACATTAATGAGAAAAAATGATATAAATGATAGTATAATTTTAGATATAATGGGACATACAAAAATAGATACAACACGAAGATATTATATCAAAAACGATTTTAAAACTTTAAAGAGTAACATGGAAAGATTAAGCAACCATAGTAAAGTAACAGTTATAAAAAAAAGAACCAGTTGAAAAATAGTCAAATAAGTCATCATAAAAAGGATTATTGTAATTAGCAATAGTCTTTTTTTTTGTTAATGATTTCTATGAAATTAATATATAGAATTTATGTTTATTAAAAAAGTGTGGGCTACCTAACTAAAAACTTAAAATGCAAATTCTCTGTAACTATTGATTTTAATGGATTTTATGCTGTGAAAAAGGAGGGCTACAGGTGGGCTACCCTTTTACAAAATAGTAAAAAATAACTCTATTTTATCAAAAAATCTTATTGCAGAAATTAAGGTTTAAAATCCATATATGCCACATAAATAAAGGAATTAAGAATAAAAAAGAAACGGGCTGAAGATACCCGTTCCTTAAAAGGAGTTTATGAAGAAAAAAGTTTTCACTTTTTCTATTGGTCAAGATAAGTATACAAAACTAATATTAGAAACTACTTTTCTGTATCTTTTTTTCAATTTGAGCACATCAAGTCAATTTTTACAAATAAAAAACTAATACTAATATGTTAATATTTCTTAAAGCATATAATATATTAAAGGTAGGGAAAATAGAAAATGAAAGGTAAGGTAAATATAAAAAAAACACTCCTAGTGTTATGTTTTTTTATAATTTCGGTTTTCACATTTGCAGATGGTGAAAACTATTATGACTATCAGGCACTTTTGGTCGGAGATTCTAAAGGAAATATTATTAAAAAGGAAAATATAACTACAGTCAGACCACTGGCATCAATAACTAAAGTAATGACATCCATTCTGACACTTGAAAAAATAAGAAGTGGTGCCATTTCAATGAATGACAGGGTTACTATTTCAGAAACAGCATCAGTAATTCCATACGGTATAAAACTGATTGCAGGGAAAGAATACACAGTAGAAGATTTATTAAAGGCAACTATCATAAGATCTTCAAATAATGCAGCATATGCACTTGCTGAATATGTTTCAGGAGGGAATGTTCCAAGCTTTGTAAATTCCATGAACAATAAAGCAAAACAATTTGGATTAAGTTCACTCAGATTCTGTACTCCTCACGGTTTGCCACCTGGTGACACAGGTACATGTATGGATCAGGGAAATGCAAAAGATTTATATGCATTGGCATTAAAAGCTGTTGAATACAGAGAATATTTAAATATTTCAAGAAATGCAAGAGATTATATAGATGGCGGAGAAATAAAATTAAATTCCACAAATGCCCTCTTAGGAAAAGTAGGAGGTGTTGACGGCCTGAAGACAGGGTACCATAAAGCTGCCGGTTCCAATATAATTTTGACTGCCCAGAGAGGAAACGACAGAGTTATTGTCGTAATTTTAGGTTCCAGCAAGGCGAAAAACAGAAATGCCATTGGAGCTGAAGAAATAAATAATTATTTCGCTTTCGGAGGAAAATCAGAAACTTCGAAAAAAGGAAAAGATGGAAATATTTTAAAGGATTTATGGGATGGCTTAACTGGAAAAGCAGCAAATAACCGTAAAAAAGATATGGGAAACGGAAAGACAAAAGTAATAGATAAAAATGAAATTGTCAGGACTGTAAGGATAGGAAATGAAAAATATAATCTGTACCCTACAGAAGATATTGTTGTTTCAGGGGAAACAGGAAATAAAAGGCTGAACTATAAAGTAAAGCTGAACAGTGATATTTCAAGTAAGGACAGAGGAAAAATCGTAGGACAGTATTCTG
Coding sequences:
- a CDS encoding site-specific integrase; translated protein: MIKRQNGHGGIERTKNGNYRIRVYDIVDGKRKRITLKNNIKSKKEAERMLEEYYTNPWDLDIETMTLDELFEQFYKEKTEPVIQVAEDTLNGYKYDFKRCRPLHKEKFKNLKVPQLQNFINNLNASDGTKNKTKFFLVQLYEFAMRMEYVRFNRARSIKIYKRNDERIGNIFTDEEIEKLWKYVEVNNWIDVILIMIYTGYRIGEIVSIKKENVDLENGLIKGGNKTKKGKNRIVPIREEIYELVQKRYMTSKTNYLVDNKEWKILNENRIGMPIRKNYLREQFYKVMDKLNMKHRPHDTRKTLATLMRKNDINDSIILDIMGHTKIDTTRRYYIKNDFKTLKSNMERLSNHSKVTVIKKRTS
- a CDS encoding D-alanyl-D-alanine carboxypeptidase family protein, whose protein sequence is MKGKVNIKKTLLVLCFFIISVFTFADGENYYDYQALLVGDSKGNIIKKENITTVRPLASITKVMTSILTLEKIRSGAISMNDRVTISETASVIPYGIKLIAGKEYTVEDLLKATIIRSSNNAAYALAEYVSGGNVPSFVNSMNNKAKQFGLSSLRFCTPHGLPPGDTGTCMDQGNAKDLYALALKAVEYREYLNISRNARDYIDGGEIKLNSTNALLGKVGGVDGLKTGYHKAAGSNIILTAQRGNDRVIVVILGSSKAKNRNAIGAEEINNYFAFGGKSETSKKGKDGNILKDLWDGLTGKAANNRKKDMGNGKTKVIDKNEIVRTVRIGNEKYNLYPTEDIVVSGETGNKRLNYKVKLNSDISSKDRGKIVGQYSADDGVNEFTGSLIMR